A single Actinomadura algeriensis DNA region contains:
- a CDS encoding amino acid adenylation domain-containing protein: MSARGPAAGRLLAPAGLESLAVPAAELARARDLAVRHGMRREREIDLGDPVITRVERFAAERDRPAVAGAGRALSYAELAAEARRLATLLDGAGVRPGEVVGVGGGRCAAVIAAFLAIELVGALYVPADETWPATRVRDVLDQAGASVLLTVDDGEPAPALLEGAAAAGARTVRAGAARDLAPWPGGPRLESLDRPRYVLFTSGSTGRPKGAVVEHQGMLNHLWAKIIDLGMTDADAVAFTAPLGFDISIWQMLCPLLLGGRVEIVDDGVAHDAPAFARLVDERAVTVVELVPTMVRHLLDDLPERADGPPFPGLRWMIATGEELPAELSRRWLAAVPHARLLNAYGPTECSDDVTHHTVTAGDLELLRLPIGTPIVNARLYVLRSLDDGTWAACDVGETGELFVGGVVVGRGYLGDPDRTREAFYRDPFGESPTGRLYRTGDAVRLLPAGAGGEDRPTLQYLGRVDRQVKISGVRMELGEIEAVLQRHPSVGAAAVVVHEYPAR; the protein is encoded by the coding sequence ATGAGCGCTCGTGGACCGGCGGCCGGCCGGCTGCTCGCCCCGGCCGGTCTGGAATCCCTCGCGGTGCCCGCCGCCGAGCTCGCACGGGCCCGTGACCTGGCCGTCCGGCACGGCATGCGCCGGGAGCGGGAGATCGATCTCGGCGATCCGGTGATCACCCGGGTGGAGCGGTTCGCCGCCGAGCGGGACCGCCCCGCGGTCGCCGGCGCCGGCCGCGCGCTGAGCTACGCGGAGCTGGCCGCCGAGGCGCGCCGCCTCGCGACGCTGCTGGACGGCGCGGGCGTGCGGCCCGGCGAGGTCGTCGGGGTCGGCGGCGGCCGGTGCGCCGCCGTGATCGCGGCGTTCCTGGCGATCGAGCTGGTCGGCGCCCTGTACGTGCCCGCGGACGAGACGTGGCCGGCGACGCGTGTGCGCGACGTGCTCGACCAGGCAGGGGCCTCCGTCCTGCTCACCGTGGACGACGGGGAGCCCGCGCCCGCGCTGCTGGAGGGCGCCGCCGCGGCCGGGGCCCGGACGGTCCGGGCCGGCGCGGCCCGCGACCTCGCGCCGTGGCCGGGCGGGCCCCGCCTGGAAAGCCTCGACCGCCCCCGCTACGTGCTGTTCACGTCCGGTTCGACGGGCCGCCCGAAGGGCGCGGTCGTCGAGCACCAGGGCATGCTCAACCACCTCTGGGCGAAGATCATCGACCTGGGGATGACGGACGCCGACGCGGTCGCGTTCACCGCCCCGCTCGGCTTCGACATCTCGATCTGGCAGATGCTGTGCCCGCTGCTGCTCGGCGGCCGCGTCGAGATCGTCGACGACGGCGTCGCGCACGACGCGCCCGCGTTCGCGCGGCTGGTGGACGAACGCGCCGTCACGGTGGTCGAGCTGGTCCCGACGATGGTCCGGCACCTGCTCGACGACCTGCCGGAACGCGCGGACGGGCCGCCGTTCCCGGGCCTGCGCTGGATGATCGCGACCGGCGAGGAGCTGCCCGCCGAGCTGTCCCGCCGCTGGCTGGCGGCCGTCCCGCACGCGCGGCTGCTCAACGCCTACGGCCCCACCGAATGCTCCGACGACGTCACCCACCACACGGTCACCGCCGGGGACCTGGAACTGCTGCGGCTGCCCATCGGCACCCCGATCGTGAACGCGCGCCTGTACGTCCTGCGGTCCCTGGACGACGGGACGTGGGCGGCGTGCGACGTCGGCGAGACCGGTGAGCTGTTCGTCGGCGGCGTGGTGGTCGGGCGCGGCTACCTGGGCGACCCGGACCGGACGCGCGAGGCGTTCTACCGGGACCCGTTCGGGGAGTCGCCGACCGGGCGCCTCTACCGGACGGGCGACGCGGTGCGGCTGCTGCCGGCGGGTGCGGGCGGCGAGGACCGGCCCACCCTGCAGTACCTGGGCCGCGTCGACCGGCAGGTGAAGATCTCGGGGGTCCGGATGGAGCTGGGGGAGATCGAGGCGGTGCTGCAGCGGCACCCGTCGGTGGGCGCGGCGGCGGTGGTGGTGCACGAGTATCCGGCCAGGTAG
- the sbnA gene encoding 2,3-diaminopropionate biosynthesis protein SbnA produces MDDLYVDLRNVIGRPLLLKCEGFNFAGSVKLKAAAAMVEAAARDGLLTPGSTIVESSSGNLGIALSLIAADRGLKFVCVTDPRCNPASMRVMRALGAEVRVVSETDANGGFLESRIRYVRDLCETDGYVWLNQYANRNNWLAHYRGTAPAIDREFPDLEILFVGAGTTGTLMGCARYFREHRRPVTIVAIDAVGSVTFGGVPGPRMVPGLGTSSRPALVDESLIDDVVHVPETDTIRTAHALSSRGFLFGGSTGTVVSGASRWLDAKYPGADPVAVAIAPDLGERYLDSLYAEGWLREHFAELVSEPDSAGADILGV; encoded by the coding sequence GTGGACGACCTTTACGTCGATCTGCGAAATGTGATCGGGCGGCCGCTCCTGCTCAAATGCGAGGGCTTCAACTTCGCCGGTTCGGTGAAACTGAAGGCGGCCGCCGCGATGGTGGAGGCCGCCGCGCGCGACGGCCTGCTGACCCCCGGCTCGACGATCGTGGAATCGTCCTCGGGCAACCTCGGCATCGCGCTCAGCCTCATCGCCGCCGACCGCGGCCTGAAGTTCGTCTGCGTCACCGATCCCCGCTGCAATCCCGCGTCCATGCGGGTCATGCGCGCGCTCGGCGCCGAGGTCCGGGTGGTGTCGGAGACCGACGCCAACGGCGGCTTCCTGGAGAGCCGCATCCGGTACGTCCGCGACCTGTGCGAGACCGACGGGTACGTCTGGCTGAACCAGTACGCCAACCGCAACAACTGGCTCGCGCACTACCGCGGCACCGCCCCCGCGATCGACCGCGAGTTCCCCGACCTGGAGATCCTCTTCGTCGGGGCGGGCACCACCGGCACCCTGATGGGCTGCGCCCGGTACTTCCGCGAGCACCGCCGCCCCGTCACGATCGTCGCGATCGACGCCGTCGGCTCGGTCACCTTCGGCGGCGTCCCCGGCCCCCGCATGGTGCCCGGCCTCGGCACCAGCAGCCGCCCCGCCCTCGTCGACGAGTCCCTGATCGACGACGTCGTGCACGTCCCCGAGACCGACACGATCCGGACGGCGCACGCCCTGTCGTCCCGCGGGTTCCTGTTCGGCGGCTCGACCGGCACCGTCGTGTCCGGCGCGTCCCGCTGGCTCGACGCCAAGTACCCCGGCGCCGACCCCGTCGCCGTCGCGATCGCCCCCGACCTCGGCGAGCGCTACCTCGACTCCCTCTACGCCGAGGGCTGGCTCCGCGAGCACTTCGCCGAGCTGGTTTCCGAACCGGATTCCGCCGGCGCCGATATTCTCGGCGTCTGA
- the sbnB gene encoding 2,3-diaminopropionate biosynthesis protein SbnB, whose amino-acid sequence MSQVPAFAVISGAQVHEAVAGREERVIAMVEAAYRLHGEGQTINPDSYFLRFPDRPADRIIALPASVKGDVGVHGVKWISSFPGNVAQGFPRASAVLILNDAETGYPFACLESSIISAARTAASAALAAASIADRRGDRPRRVGFIGGGLIARYVHTYLAGSGFTFDELGVHDLSPEHAAGFKGYLERTQKGEVTVHDTAESLVRAADLIVFATVAGEPHVHDPSWFAHNPLVLHVSLRDLSPEIILDSWNVVDDVEHCMKANTSPHLAEQRVGDRDFVAGTLYDVLTDRIVPPADRPVVFSPFGLGVLDLAVARHVYDEVAASGALHTVPDFFHDLSRHG is encoded by the coding sequence ATGTCGCAGGTCCCCGCATTCGCCGTGATCTCGGGCGCCCAGGTGCACGAGGCCGTCGCCGGACGGGAGGAGCGGGTCATCGCGATGGTCGAGGCCGCCTACCGGCTGCACGGCGAGGGGCAGACGATCAACCCCGACTCCTACTTCCTGCGCTTCCCCGACCGCCCCGCGGACCGCATCATCGCGCTCCCCGCCTCCGTCAAGGGCGACGTCGGCGTGCACGGCGTCAAGTGGATCTCCAGCTTCCCCGGCAACGTCGCCCAGGGCTTCCCCCGCGCCTCGGCGGTCCTCATCCTCAACGACGCCGAGACCGGCTACCCCTTCGCGTGCCTGGAGAGCTCGATCATCAGCGCGGCCCGCACCGCCGCGTCCGCCGCGCTCGCCGCCGCGTCCATCGCCGACCGCCGCGGCGACCGCCCCCGCCGCGTCGGCTTCATCGGCGGCGGCCTCATCGCCCGCTACGTCCACACCTACCTCGCGGGCAGCGGCTTCACCTTCGACGAACTCGGCGTGCACGACCTCTCCCCCGAGCACGCCGCGGGCTTCAAGGGCTATCTCGAACGCACGCAGAAGGGCGAGGTCACCGTCCACGACACCGCCGAGAGCCTCGTCCGCGCCGCCGACCTCATCGTCTTCGCGACCGTCGCCGGCGAACCCCACGTGCACGACCCGTCCTGGTTCGCGCACAACCCGCTCGTCCTGCACGTCTCCCTGCGCGACCTCTCGCCGGAGATCATCCTCGACTCCTGGAACGTCGTCGACGACGTCGAGCACTGCATGAAGGCGAACACGTCCCCGCACCTCGCCGAACAGCGCGTCGGCGACCGCGACTTCGTCGCGGGCACCCTCTACGACGTCCTCACCGACCGGATCGTCCCGCCCGCCGACCGTCCGGTCGTGTTCTCCCCGTTCGGCCTCGGCGTCCTCGACCTCGCCGTCGCCCGCCACGTCTACGACGAGGTCGCCGCCTCCGGCGCCCTGCACACCGTCCCGGACTTCTTCCACGACCTGTCCCGCCACGGCTGA
- a CDS encoding acyl-CoA dehydrogenase family protein, translating into MELVDTEEQRELRDALRRFFADRSPGAEVRRLMETAEGHDPAVWAQMAEQLGLQGLAIPEEHGGAGFGMRELAVVFEEMGRALVCTPFLATITAAAGLAAGEGGHDLLPGIADGSVIATLAVAEDDGSWDPRSVSATVTGGVLTGVKSFVPDGHIADLLLVAARDGDDVALFAVEGDAGVVRSPLPTVDQTRKLARIEFDGAAVRRVGGADAVLRALDAAAVALAAEQLGGTQRTLDMTVEYVKVRKQFGRPIGSFQAIKHRCADMFVLVESARSAVLNAAAVADARPAELPAAAALAKAYCSDAYLHTAGEAIQLHGGIGFTWEHDAHLYFKRAQGSRQLFGSSDHHRARLGALAGITGAA; encoded by the coding sequence ATGGAGCTCGTCGACACCGAGGAGCAGCGGGAGCTGCGGGACGCGCTGCGGCGGTTCTTCGCCGACCGGTCTCCCGGCGCGGAGGTGCGGCGGCTGATGGAGACCGCCGAGGGACACGATCCCGCGGTGTGGGCGCAGATGGCCGAGCAGCTCGGGCTGCAGGGCCTCGCGATCCCGGAGGAGCACGGCGGCGCCGGATTCGGGATGCGGGAGCTGGCCGTGGTGTTCGAGGAGATGGGGCGCGCGCTGGTCTGCACGCCGTTCCTCGCGACGATCACGGCGGCGGCGGGCCTCGCGGCGGGCGAGGGCGGGCACGACCTGCTCCCGGGCATCGCGGACGGGTCGGTGATCGCGACGCTCGCGGTGGCCGAGGACGACGGGAGCTGGGACCCGCGGTCCGTGTCGGCGACCGTGACCGGCGGCGTCCTGACCGGCGTGAAGAGCTTCGTCCCCGACGGGCACATCGCCGATCTGCTGCTCGTCGCGGCGCGGGACGGGGACGACGTCGCGCTGTTCGCCGTCGAGGGCGACGCCGGGGTCGTCCGGTCGCCGCTGCCGACCGTCGACCAGACCCGCAAGCTGGCGCGGATCGAGTTCGACGGGGCCGCGGTGCGCCGGGTGGGCGGGGCGGACGCCGTCCTGCGGGCCCTGGACGCGGCGGCGGTGGCGCTGGCCGCCGAGCAGCTCGGCGGGACGCAGCGGACGCTCGACATGACGGTCGAGTACGTGAAGGTGCGCAAGCAGTTCGGGCGGCCGATCGGGTCGTTCCAGGCGATCAAGCACCGGTGCGCGGACATGTTCGTGCTCGTGGAGTCGGCGCGGTCGGCGGTGCTGAACGCGGCGGCCGTCGCGGACGCGCGCCCGGCGGAACTCCCGGCCGCGGCGGCGCTCGCGAAGGCGTACTGCTCGGACGCCTACCTCCACACGGCCGGTGAGGCGATCCAGCTGCACGGCGGGATCGGGTTCACCTGGGAGCACGACGCGCACCTGTACTTCAAGCGCGCGCAGGGGTCGCGGCAGCTGTTCGGCTCGTCCGACCACCACCGCGCGCGGCTGGGCGCCCTCGCGGGGATCACGGGCGCGGCCTGA
- a CDS encoding HEAT repeat domain-containing protein codes for MFDELDAVPWASMEHAYGPAEEVPELLRGLISADEDEREIALDGFYGAVHHQGDVYDCTRAAIPFLLEIVADGGVPGRDGALELLGSIGSSGDAAATAAVTAAAPVFLGLLGDPDPGVRGGALRALAACGARSSEIVPALRLRLPDEPDPDVRRAIVEVGDGLGGDGGWPADIVDGPYDPGTRLTALAALARTAADGRTARLALALIDELVAEAGAARTRDERPATPTLIGDLRVLGAEAEDGRRVPELGELVRGLGRAFGDRRAARVELVEGLLRAPRWERHIEGLRAAGTLTRELRGPYGDVVALAGRRLADPEPRVAGAAVGVLEDLFGLAAPAADELAAFLAGTPRVRRQGEDRHEGWITAYGNGEASVGGALKALARLGDARALPMVEWALELDEPPGDVGWVVGALGERAAGLVPLLRRRLRDLPAAAGHDRRRSGLAWGLGALGPAAAAALPELVGRLRAEPDVCVHRALRLLGPAASEAGPVLRGMLGGGEVRHRLDAARTLWAIEGDADAVLSVLLAGWDERPEAAADGLADLGPAAGRAAGARLRELAASGGTGPGAAWPRVRAAEALWRIEGAAADVLPVLRAVWAENPYTRTRVARLFGEMGAAARKSAPLLRDELDAVGRHNRDGYGSHSIDDDEKLLSACRSALRKIAG; via the coding sequence ATGTTCGACGAACTGGACGCCGTCCCCTGGGCCTCGATGGAGCACGCGTACGGGCCGGCCGAAGAGGTTCCGGAGCTGCTGCGCGGCCTGATCTCCGCCGACGAGGACGAGCGGGAGATCGCGCTCGACGGGTTCTACGGCGCCGTCCACCATCAGGGCGACGTGTACGACTGCACCCGCGCGGCGATCCCGTTCCTGCTCGAGATCGTGGCCGACGGTGGCGTGCCCGGACGCGACGGGGCGCTGGAGCTGCTCGGAAGCATCGGCTCCTCGGGCGACGCGGCCGCCACGGCCGCGGTCACGGCGGCGGCGCCCGTCTTCCTCGGGCTGCTCGGCGACCCCGATCCGGGAGTTCGCGGGGGCGCGCTGCGGGCGCTCGCCGCCTGCGGGGCGCGCTCGTCCGAGATCGTCCCCGCGCTGCGACTGCGGCTGCCGGACGAACCGGACCCGGACGTCCGGCGGGCCATCGTCGAGGTCGGGGACGGCCTCGGCGGGGACGGCGGCTGGCCGGCCGACATCGTCGACGGCCCGTACGACCCCGGCACCCGGCTGACCGCGCTGGCCGCCCTCGCCCGGACGGCCGCGGACGGGCGCACGGCACGGCTCGCCCTCGCGCTGATCGACGAGCTGGTCGCGGAGGCGGGCGCGGCCCGGACTCGGGACGAGCGGCCCGCGACGCCGACGCTGATCGGCGATCTGCGGGTGCTGGGGGCGGAAGCGGAGGACGGACGGCGCGTCCCGGAGCTGGGCGAGCTGGTCCGGGGGCTCGGCCGGGCTTTCGGCGACCGGCGCGCCGCACGCGTGGAGCTGGTCGAGGGGCTGCTGCGGGCGCCCCGCTGGGAGCGGCACATCGAGGGGCTGCGCGCGGCGGGGACGCTGACCCGGGAGCTGCGCGGACCGTACGGGGACGTCGTCGCGCTGGCCGGGCGGCGGCTGGCCGACCCGGAGCCGCGCGTGGCCGGTGCCGCGGTCGGGGTCCTCGAGGATCTGTTCGGCCTGGCCGCGCCCGCCGCCGACGAGCTTGCCGCGTTCCTGGCGGGCACGCCGCGCGTCCGGCGGCAGGGCGAGGACCGGCACGAGGGCTGGATCACCGCCTACGGGAACGGCGAGGCGAGCGTGGGAGGGGCGCTGAAGGCGCTGGCGCGGCTCGGGGACGCGCGGGCGCTGCCGATGGTGGAGTGGGCGCTGGAGCTGGACGAGCCGCCCGGCGACGTCGGGTGGGTCGTCGGGGCGCTGGGCGAGCGGGCCGCCGGGCTCGTCCCGCTGCTCCGGCGCCGGCTGCGCGACCTGCCCGCCGCGGCCGGGCACGACCGGCGGCGCAGCGGGCTGGCGTGGGGGCTCGGCGCGCTCGGGCCGGCGGCCGCGGCGGCGCTCCCGGAACTGGTCGGGCGACTGCGCGCGGAGCCCGACGTGTGCGTGCACCGCGCGCTGCGGCTGCTCGGCCCGGCGGCGTCCGAGGCCGGGCCGGTGCTGCGCGGGATGCTCGGCGGCGGCGAGGTGCGGCACCGGCTGGACGCCGCCCGCACGTTGTGGGCGATCGAGGGCGACGCGGACGCCGTCCTGTCCGTGCTGCTCGCCGGGTGGGACGAGCGGCCGGAGGCGGCCGCCGACGGGCTGGCGGACCTCGGCCCGGCCGCCGGACGGGCGGCGGGCGCGCGCCTGCGGGAACTGGCGGCGTCCGGCGGGACGGGGCCGGGCGCGGCATGGCCGAGGGTCCGCGCGGCCGAGGCGCTGTGGCGGATCGAGGGCGCGGCCGCGGACGTCCTGCCGGTGCTGCGGGCGGTGTGGGCCGAGAACCCGTACACCCGGACCCGGGTCGCGCGGCTGTTCGGGGAGATGGGCGCGGCGGCGCGGAAGTCGGCGCCCCTGCTGCGGGACGAGCTGGACGCGGTCGGGCGGCACAACCGCGACGGCTACGGCAGCCACTCGATCGACGACGACGAGAAGCTGCTGTCCGCGTGCCGGTCCGCGTTGCGGAAGATCGCCGGATAG
- a CDS encoding ADP-ribosylglycohydrolase family protein codes for MNGRRASGAMFGLAYGDSLGAPTEFLDMKQILRRFGPDGPTQLNGDPALVTDDTQMAIAVGLGLLDALANPPFTPALVTPMWRRRFVDWLRSPDNNRAPGHTCLRACAGLEADRPWVEATVAGSKGCGANMRVAPVGLAPGLSDETRAGASQLQAAMTHGHPTGLAASELTAFAVRWLADGMDPAELPAALLDRCREQRGVYHERWLGTLWQQPGMTDPETFVARGWDECREVLERLADAVARGDRATDPCAFTGGGWVAEEALATGLLCFLLFPDDPVRAIWRGAASSGDSDSIACLAGAFAGAHLGMDAWPDEWAGRIEYADDLARLGAAWD; via the coding sequence ATGAACGGGCGACGGGCGAGCGGGGCGATGTTCGGGCTGGCGTACGGGGACTCCCTGGGCGCGCCGACCGAGTTCCTCGACATGAAGCAGATCCTGCGGCGGTTCGGCCCGGACGGGCCGACGCAGCTGAACGGCGATCCGGCGCTCGTCACCGACGACACGCAGATGGCGATCGCGGTCGGGCTCGGGCTGCTGGACGCGCTGGCGAACCCGCCGTTCACGCCCGCGCTCGTCACGCCGATGTGGCGGCGCCGGTTCGTCGACTGGCTGCGCAGCCCCGACAACAACCGCGCGCCCGGCCACACGTGCCTGCGGGCGTGCGCGGGGCTGGAGGCGGACCGGCCGTGGGTGGAGGCGACCGTGGCCGGGTCCAAGGGGTGCGGCGCGAACATGCGGGTCGCGCCGGTCGGGCTGGCCCCGGGGCTGTCGGACGAGACGCGCGCCGGGGCGTCCCAGCTGCAGGCGGCGATGACGCACGGGCATCCGACGGGGCTGGCGGCGAGCGAGCTGACGGCGTTCGCCGTCCGGTGGCTGGCCGACGGCATGGACCCGGCGGAGCTGCCCGCCGCGCTCCTGGACCGCTGCCGGGAGCAGCGGGGCGTCTACCACGAGCGCTGGCTCGGGACGCTGTGGCAGCAGCCGGGCATGACCGATCCGGAGACGTTCGTCGCGCGCGGCTGGGACGAGTGCCGGGAGGTGCTGGAGCGGCTGGCGGACGCCGTGGCGCGCGGCGACCGCGCGACCGACCCGTGCGCGTTCACCGGCGGCGGCTGGGTGGCGGAGGAGGCGCTCGCGACCGGCCTGCTGTGCTTCCTGCTGTTCCCGGACGACCCGGTGCGCGCGATCTGGCGCGGGGCCGCGAGCTCCGGCGACTCCGACTCGATCGCGTGCCTGGCGGGCGCGTTCGCGGGCGCGCACCTCGGGATGGACGCGTGGCCGGACGAGTGGGCGGGCCGCATCGAGTACGCCGACGATCTCGCGCGCCTCGGCGCGGCCTGGGACTGA
- a CDS encoding TIGR03668 family PPOX class F420-dependent oxidoreductase, giving the protein MPVDDALRLLADAPVARLATVGEDGRPHLVPVTFAVHRGAVHIAVDHKPKGTRDLRRLANVRANPRVALLADYYDDDWTRLWWVRADGHAHVVEEPGHMREPVRLLAARYRQYRENPPEGPVITITIDRLTGWAAS; this is encoded by the coding sequence ATGCCGGTGGACGACGCGCTGCGCCTGCTGGCGGACGCGCCCGTCGCGCGCCTCGCCACGGTCGGGGAGGACGGCCGCCCCCACCTGGTCCCGGTGACGTTCGCCGTGCACCGCGGCGCCGTCCACATCGCCGTCGACCACAAGCCGAAGGGCACCCGTGACCTGCGCCGGCTGGCCAACGTCCGCGCGAATCCCCGCGTCGCGCTGCTCGCCGACTACTACGACGACGACTGGACGCGCCTGTGGTGGGTCCGCGCGGACGGCCACGCCCACGTCGTCGAGGAGCCCGGCCACATGCGCGAACCCGTCCGCCTCCTCGCCGCCCGCTATCGCCAGTACCGGGAGAACCCGCCCGAAGGCCCCGTCATCACGATCACCATCGACCGCCTCACCGGCTGGGCGGCGTCCTGA
- a CDS encoding enoyl-CoA hydratase yields MGFVLTERPREHVTQITLNRPERMNAMAFDVMVPFREALEAASRDNGTRAVVITGAGRGFCSGADLESPGPIPDIDGLTLPTIALRSMELLDDVVRAMRRVHQPVIAAVNGPAIGGGFCLSVAADVRLAADTAVFRAAGINNGLTAAELGLGYLLPRAIGASRAFEIMLSGRDVDAAEAERIGLVSRVVPGDALLDASLDLAERIAGFSRPGVELTKRMLWGGLDAGSLDAHMNHEGLGQLFVRLTTQNFEESIKARKEKRAPDFQD; encoded by the coding sequence ATGGGATTCGTCCTGACCGAGCGGCCGCGCGAGCACGTCACGCAGATCACCCTCAACCGGCCCGAGCGGATGAACGCGATGGCGTTCGACGTCATGGTCCCGTTCCGCGAGGCCCTCGAGGCGGCGAGCCGCGACAACGGCACCCGCGCCGTCGTGATCACCGGCGCGGGCCGCGGCTTCTGCTCCGGCGCCGATCTGGAGTCCCCCGGCCCCATCCCCGACATCGACGGCCTCACCCTGCCGACGATCGCGCTGCGCTCGATGGAGCTGCTGGACGACGTCGTCCGCGCGATGCGCCGCGTCCACCAGCCGGTGATCGCCGCCGTCAACGGCCCCGCGATCGGCGGCGGGTTCTGCCTGAGCGTCGCCGCCGACGTCCGGCTCGCCGCCGACACCGCCGTGTTCCGCGCGGCCGGGATCAACAACGGCCTCACCGCCGCCGAACTCGGCCTCGGCTACCTGCTGCCGCGCGCCATCGGCGCGTCCCGCGCCTTCGAGATCATGCTGTCCGGACGGGACGTCGACGCGGCCGAGGCGGAGCGCATCGGCCTCGTCTCCCGCGTGGTGCCGGGCGACGCGCTCCTCGACGCGTCCCTCGACCTCGCCGAACGCATCGCGGGGTTCAGCCGGCCCGGCGTCGAGCTGACCAAGCGGATGCTGTGGGGCGGCCTGGACGCGGGGAGCCTCGACGCCCACATGAACCACGAGGGCCTCGGGCAGCTGTTCGTCCGCCTCACCACCCAGAACTTCGAGGAGTCGATCAAGGCGCGGAAGGAGAAGCGCGCGCCCGACTTCCAGGACTGA
- a CDS encoding class II aldolase/adducin family protein, translated as MVLEEERAALCAVGRRLAGTGLVTGASGNVSVRSGDLVAVTPGGMMLDRMRPEDCPVVDVAGRLVEGERAPSSETPMHLALYEATPAAAIVHTHSTYGAVVATTMTELPPIHYNTLLLGGVVKVAEYATYGTPELAANVRAAMAGGKRAALMANHGGVAIGGDLDEAFENARLLEWLCGVYVRAKTIGEPRVLTDGELARVVERGLTPPEFPPL; from the coding sequence ATGGTGCTGGAGGAGGAGCGGGCCGCGCTGTGCGCGGTGGGCCGGAGGCTGGCCGGGACGGGCCTGGTGACGGGCGCGTCCGGCAACGTCAGCGTCCGGTCGGGCGATCTGGTGGCGGTGACGCCGGGCGGGATGATGCTCGACCGGATGCGGCCGGAGGACTGCCCGGTCGTGGACGTCGCGGGCCGGCTCGTCGAGGGGGAGCGGGCGCCGTCGTCGGAGACGCCGATGCACCTGGCCCTGTACGAGGCGACGCCCGCGGCGGCGATCGTCCACACCCACTCGACGTACGGGGCTGTGGTGGCCACGACCATGACGGAGCTGCCGCCGATCCACTACAACACGCTGCTGCTCGGCGGAGTCGTGAAGGTCGCCGAGTACGCGACCTACGGGACGCCGGAGCTGGCGGCGAACGTCCGGGCGGCGATGGCGGGCGGCAAGCGGGCCGCGCTGATGGCCAACCACGGCGGCGTCGCGATCGGCGGCGACCTGGACGAGGCGTTCGAGAACGCGCGGCTGCTGGAGTGGCTGTGCGGGGTGTACGTGCGGGCGAAGACGATCGGGGAGCCGCGGGTGCTGACGGACGGGGAGCTGGCGAGGGTCGTCGAGCGGGGGCTGACGCCGCCGGAGTTCCCGCCCTTGTAA
- a CDS encoding carbohydrate kinase family protein, which translates to MTVVTLGAHILDVLARPVEGIPAGQDTVVVEEIRATAAGAAAGTAVALARLGNEVVSVGAIGDDDLGDLLVAIMNRNGVDVTGLVRRTADQTSASVLPIRGDGGRPSFHVPGANLTLTPAAVERGLLVAADAVHLGGPDVTFGLNDPAFFAMLAAARANGTIVTMDLLSNLPDLLKGAAAFLPHVDHVLPNLEQATAVTGETDPEKAALALRAEGPSTVVVTMGGDGSMLATADGVRHLPALPVDVVDTTGCGDAYCAGFVTALVRSRDVHEAARWGTAAAATVAQGLGSDAGLTDLDAVLALLG; encoded by the coding sequence ATGACCGTCGTCACGCTCGGTGCGCACATCCTGGACGTGCTCGCGCGCCCCGTCGAGGGCATCCCCGCGGGCCAGGACACGGTCGTCGTCGAGGAGATCCGGGCGACCGCCGCGGGCGCCGCCGCCGGGACCGCGGTGGCGCTGGCCAGGCTCGGCAACGAGGTCGTCTCGGTCGGCGCCATCGGCGACGACGACCTCGGCGACCTGCTCGTCGCGATCATGAACCGGAACGGCGTGGACGTCACCGGGCTCGTCCGCCGCACCGCCGACCAGACCAGCGCGTCCGTCCTGCCGATCCGCGGCGACGGCGGGCGCCCCAGCTTCCACGTGCCGGGCGCGAACCTGACGCTCACCCCCGCGGCCGTCGAACGGGGCCTGCTCGTCGCCGCCGACGCCGTCCACCTCGGCGGCCCCGACGTCACGTTCGGGCTGAACGACCCGGCGTTCTTCGCGATGCTCGCCGCCGCGCGCGCGAACGGCACCATCGTCACGATGGACCTGCTGTCGAACCTGCCCGACCTGCTCAAGGGCGCCGCCGCGTTCCTCCCCCACGTCGACCACGTCCTGCCGAACCTGGAGCAGGCCACCGCCGTCACCGGCGAGACCGACCCGGAGAAGGCCGCCCTCGCCCTGCGCGCCGAAGGCCCGTCCACCGTCGTCGTCACCATGGGCGGGGACGGCAGCATGCTCGCGACCGCCGACGGCGTGCGGCACCTGCCCGCCCTGCCGGTCGACGTCGTCGACACCACCGGCTGCGGCGACGCCTACTGCGCGGGGTTCGTCACCGCGCTCGTCCGGTCCCGCGACGTGCACGAGGCCGCCCGCTGGGGGACGGCCGCCGCCGCGACCGTCGCCCAGGGGCTCGGCTCCGACGCGGGCCTCACCGACCTGGACGCGGTCCTGGCGCTGCTGGGCTAG